The DNA window ATCTATTTTTCCCCGGGGAAAAATAGATCTGTCCCCTTTTCCTGCTTTTTCTCACCATCGCTCTCTCATGGTAGGGTTTCCGCAGAGTGAGCCCGATGACGACGAAATAGCCAGCGCGGCCGACCAACCGTGCGTATCGTTCTCAAAAGTCCATAGGGGATGCCCATGACCATATCCAAGCGCACCTTGATCGTCGTCGCGTTGTTCGTCGCCCCGATCATGGCGGCGGAGGTGACCGTACAGAACGACTCGCTGGTGGCCGGCAACCCCGGCACGGCGCAGCTCGGCTTCGATCCCAACGAGAGCGCCGCCAGCTGGCAGACCTCGCCCTGTGACGGGACCATCGTCGCGGTGCAGGTGTTCTGGAGATCCGAGGTGGGCACGGAACCGTTCTCGATCGAAGATTCGATCAAGATCTTCGAGGGCGGAGTCTTCCCGACGCCCGGCACGGAGCTGGTGAGCATCGACGGCCCGACAATGACCGACGGCGTGTTCAACGAGTTCCGATTCCTGGACGAGAACATGGTCATCCCGCTAAACGAGCCCGTGACCAACGGGCAGGAGTACATCGTCTCGTTCAAGTTCCTCAACGACCCTAACGAGTCCATCGGCCCAAGCGTCGTCAACGACACCGACGGCTGCCAGCTCGGCAAGAACGGCCTCTTCGCCCTTGGGCTCGGCTGGGCCGACGCGTGCTTCCTGGGTGTGAGCGGCGACTGGGTGATCCGCTCGGTCGTGGATTGTGCGCCGGTGGGTGGAGCGGGTAGCGTTCCCAACGGCGGCGACACGCCCGGCGAGCCGCTACGAGTCAACCTCGTCGGCGGAGACCTGGAGCTGACGTGGAGCCAATCCTGTGAAACGACCGACACCGACTACGCAATCTACGAGGGCTTCCTCGGCGCGTACCCCAGTCACTTCTCCAAGTTCTGTGTGAACGGTGGCGCGACGACACGGACGTTTCCACAGGACGGCTTCAATCGTTATTACCTGGTGGTCCCGTTCAAGAGCGGGATGGAGGGTTCGTACGGCAGAGACAGCGACGGTGTCGAACGCCCCCGGGGTGGCGGCACCTGTGAGCCGGACCAGACGCTGACCTGCCCGTAGGAAAAGGGGACAGATTTATTTTTCCCCGGGGAAAAATAAATCTGTCCCCTTTTCTTCGATCTCCAGCACCCCGTCGCGGCCTGCGCGGACGCAGGTACGACAGCGCCAACGTCTCATCGCCCGTCGAGCGGTTCGACCGACATCGCACACCGGACAACGGTGCTGGTAACGCCCACGCGGTCCGGTCGCCTGACGACACTTCTCTGACAGTCGGGCGGGATCCAACCGAGCGCGGGGCTCGAATCCGGCCTCGGTCATCAGCGCAGCCCACTCCCGGCCGTGGGGACGGATCCGTCGCCCGTGACGAAGATAGGCCGCCACGTGGGCCGCTTCGTGACAGGCGACCTCTCGTAACAACGCTTCGGGCTCGTCCAACAGCGCCGGGTGCAGTCGGATCGTTCCGCTGACGGGATGACATCGACCGAGGGTGGTTCGAAGACGCGAGCTGGTCTCGAAGTGTGCACGCTGGGGAAGCGTCGGCAAGGACCAGGTCTGGGACCATTCGTCGAGCCAGGTGGTGAGGTTTGAGAGGTTCATTTTCCGAGGTTGGATGGTCGCTCAGTGGATTGTGTAATCGACCTTGATTGAAAAGTACACGTCGACCGGCTCCCCATCTCTGGTCGCAGGTTCGTATCGCCACCGGGCGGCCGCCTGGATGGCCGATTTCCCAAACTCATAGCCCATCGGAGATACCTTGTAGAGACAGATGTCGGCGACGTTGCCCTCGTCATCGATCACCGCCCCCAGAAGCACCAATCCCTGCCTTCTGTTTTTCCGCGCTTCCAGCGGATACTCAGGGTGGACTTTCGATTCCTCGATGAGCACGGCGTCCTCGATGTGTCCGGGACCGGCATACGGTATGTCGGTCTTCTCTCTCACCACCACCTTTCGCTCTTCGTTGGGTTGATCCCAGGTCTCCATGTACCTGTCAATCAGTTCCGTCGGGTAACCCTGCCCCTCGCAGGTATCGATCTGCAACGGATAGGCGACTACGATCTGCCGATTCTTGAACTTCAGGAGCGCGGTGACGGGCATCGTATCGACGAGGTAGGTTCTCTTGAGGGACTTCTTCTTTTCGACCCACGGATTCGCGTGCGTCGCGAACGGAGTCATCGCCTTATCCATCGACGTCTTTAGAGCGGCGTGGTTCTCGTCGTTCTCACGTTTCGGCAACTTGCCGCAGTAGAGGATGGAGTCCGGGAACCGAATCCCTACCGTCGATGAGCAATCGTTCCGGGTGACACCCAGCTCGTCAAACAGAAGGAACACGGCTTGATCGGAACGCTTGTCCTGGAACGCCGGGATCGTCTCCGCACTTACAACGCCCACACCCATCAGGAGGGCTACGACTAGCCAACCTGGGCCCCTGCTCCGCTGATCACGACACATGCGAGTGATTCTAGCCGAGCCGGGGCACAGGAGGACGACAAACTGTGGTTCAGCGTCAATCCTTCGGCGGAATCCGCAGGACCTGTCCCGGATAGATCTTGTTGGGGTCCTTCAGCATCGGCTTGTTGGCCTCGAAGATGTCGGTGTACTTCATCGCGTTTCCATAGTGGGCCTTGGCGATCTTCGACAGGCTGTCGCCGGACTGCACGGTGTACATCGTCGCCTCGGGCTCGGGCTTCTCGACCGTCGTCTGGTCATCGACCTGCGCGATGCCCTGGGTGTTGCCCAGAAACAAGACCGCCCGCTCCCGAGCCGCCTGGGACGACGCGACACCGGAGAGGGTGGCCACGCCTTCACGCGCCTTGACCCGCGCGTTCTCAATCCCCAGATCCATCTTGGTCACCATCTCGGTCAGCGAAATGCCCAGCTTCTTGTCGGCCAGTACCTGGTCGAGCTTCTCTTTGGCGTCGTCTTTGTCATCGCCGCCGAACATCTTCTCACCGGCGTCCTTTACGAAATCGAACAGTCCCATTGTTTTCTCCTCATTTGTCAGTCGCTAATTATCGAAAGTGTCACAAACTGCCGGGTCGCCGGAGCGCAGGCCACGCATCAGCCACTCCTGCCGTTGACGCGACGACCCATGGGTCCAGAACTCCGGCCGGACATGGCCCGTCGACTTGCGCTGGATCGCGTCGATCGTCGACGTTTCGACTACGTTGCCGCCCGCGCCACCGCATGAGAACTCCCCGTCAGGGAACATGATCGACAAGGGTGGCGGACAAGTCAAGGATGACAACCGACACCCGACGGAGCCATTCTCGGAAACGAGACGTCGCGAGGCACCCCCTGCTCCAGGTAACCGTGAACGCGACAGCTGCGATGACTTTTACTGGCTAATCTCGATCTGACGCGCCGCCTGCCAGTTCTGCAACACCACAAACGCCTTCAGGTTGACCTCGCGATCCCCTCGTTGAATCATGATCATTCGGTCATGCACCCTGTCATAGCTCCACGAGTTCCGGGCCATCGGGAGTAACTCGTCACTCCGGAACAGCACCTTCGGTCGACCGATCACGGGTTCGCCGTTCTCTGCCCGGAACGACGCAGAGATCACCGCGTCGCCACGACGGAACAACACCTCCCGCCCATCACGACCCCACAGCGGGTAACCGCCGCCGTCCTTCGAGACCCGGTAGACCCGTTGGCCATCGGGGAAGCGACGCAGCATCACCTCGGTACGACCGGCGATCCCATCTCGATAGACACACCACTCCCCGTCCGGTGAGATCGAAAGATCGTCCGCGCCGATGTCCTTTAGGACGTCGGGCTCCCCTCCGGCAACGACGTCTGTCACATAGATCGTGTCGTCCCGTCCCTTCCACACGACGGAGCGCCCGTCTGGGGTCCAGGCAAGGGGAGTCTGATCTGGAATGCCCTCGACCAACAGGGTGGGCTTGCCACCTCCCTCGACGGAGTAGCGGTAGATATCCCACGGCCCCTTCAACGAGGTGTCAAAAACGAGTTCTTCGCCACTGGGGTTCCAGACCGGATAGGCGTTGACGCCGTCCATGGGCATCGGCGTGTTGACGCCGCGCTCGAGGTCGAACACGACAACGTTCGCGCGACCGTTATCGAAGCGGGTGGCCGCCAGTCGCCGACCGTCCGGCGTAATCGCCGCGTGGACGTAGGCCGCCGGTTCGACATCCAACGGAGTCACGTTTCCATCGTGATCGACACTGACGATAGAACGTTTCGTCGACCAGAGACTGCCATCCTGGTAGACCAGCGTGCCGTTGGTGGAGACGGACCACGGACTGTAACCGTTGTCCCATTGCTGCTTGACGCCATCGACCAGTAACCTGGGGTCGCCACTTACCTGCAGCGACTTCGGATCGAAGTCGACGACTTGAATCGCGCCGGCCTGGGTAAACAGGAGGCTGGCGGGCGGGACAAAGCGGGCGTGGGACGCCCGTTGGATCAGATCACGAATCTCACCGCTATCGAGATCGACGACCGCAACGGTCATGTCGTTGAGGGAGGTACGCCAACGAGAGATCAAGATCTGCTTGCCGCCGGGTAGGGCCTGCGGGAACCAGTGTCCGATCTCGCCGTACTCGCGGTCCAGGGTCGTTGCGACCTCGGAAGTGCCTCCATCCGCCGAGATCTTCTTGAGGGCACCGATCCACGCGTCGTTGAAATAGATCGTGTCGTCGTCCACCCAGGTGATGCCCGCTCCATCCAGCGCATCGCAGAGATCGATCGCTCGGCGACTTCCGATGTCGAGGCGACGAAGTTTGCCGCCTGCGAAGAAGGCCAGAGAGCGAGAGTCGGGACTGAACGTTGGATATTTTGCGGCCTCGGTGTCGGGCAGCTCCTGGATCTCGAGCGAGTCCAACCCGCGGAGATGGATCGACCGTCGCGCTCCATCGATCACGACCCACGCGACTCGGTTGCCGTCGGGTGAAATCCTCAGGGACCAGTTGTCGATCTGAGTCTGCCCTGGGGCCGCAATGACCTCGAAGCGTGTTGCCGTCGTGTTGTCTACGGCAGCGGAATTGGAATCGCCGCGAAACGCAAACATGGCAGCCATCATTATTAATGCACCGCCGATGGCCCACAGGATCCCGTGGACCGGCGATCGCGGGGCGGCGGTGGGCTCGGCGGTGTCGTCGGACTCCCCTGCCAGCGCCTCCTCGATCTCCAGCCGAAGGTCACCCGCGTCACGCAGCCGCTTCGCCGGATCCTTCTGTAAGGCACGACGCAACGCCTTGCGGATCACGTTAGGTGTGTCCGCCGGCAACGCATCCCAGTCGGGCTCGGCCCGGACGACGGCGGCCAATGTATCGGTGATCGTCTCACCGGAGAACGGCGCCTTGCCGCAGAGCATTTCGTACGTCACGCAGCCCAGCGCCCAGATGTCGGCGCGACGGTCGACCGGTTTGCCCCGCGCCTGTTCCGGACTCATGTAGGCGGCGGTGCCGAGGATCATGCCGGCCTGGGTGCCGGCGCTCGTCATCGTCGGTGACATCGACATGCTGGCGCTGGAACCGGACGCCGGATCCCCGATCAGCGCCTTGGCCAACCCGAAGTCCAGCACCTTGACCTTGCCGTCGGCGGTCAGCATCACGTTGGCCGGTTTCAGGTCGCGATGGACCACGCCGGCGTCGTTGGCCGCTTCCAGTGCCTGACAGATCTGCGCGGCGGTCTCCAGCGCGTCGTCCATCGGCAGCGGGCCGCGGGCCAGGCGTTGGCTTAGATCCTCGCCGACGACCAGTTCCATGGCGAGGAAACGGGCACCTTCGGCGTCGTGAAGCCCGTAGATCGATGCGATGTTCGGGTGATCGAGCGTCGCCAGCAACCGGGCTTCACGCTCGAAGCGCGCCAGCCGTTCGGCGTCGGCGGCAAACGCCTCGGGCAACAGCTTGATCGCCACGTCCCGCCCGAGGTCCGGATCGGTGGCCTTCCACACCTGACCCATACCGCCCTCGCCGATCTTGTCGACGAGACGGTAGTGGAGCAGGGAGCTGCCTGGATTGAGCGGATTCACGGCGCAGATTGTAGCGCGTTCGCGTCATTGCTACCGGCCCGCTCCCCGGATTCCACGTTTGCCCGTATATGATCGGCAGCAGACACGAGGGGCATTCAGAGGGGGAGCCATGAATCGTTCGCCGTTACGACGCGCCGTACTCTTCGTTCTTGTCGTCACCCTGATGCCGGCGTCACTCCACGCAGACGACATCGATCGACTGGCGGGACTCGTGACCCGCAAACCGGCACCCCATGTGAGCCCCGAGTCGATCCAGCGAGGGGCGACCGACTGGGCCGCCCTGATCGACAGCACCTGGGGCACCTCTCCGTTGACGCGAAACGATCGAGCGATCGGCTTCGATCACGTCTGGGACACGATGGACGAGGACTACGCGTGCTGGCAGGACCTTCCGCTGGATTGGGATGCGGTGAAGACCCAGTACACCTCCGAGGCGGCATCCCCGGTCATCAGTCGTGGTCGCTTTGCGGCGATCATGTCTCGCATGGGTCGTCTGCTGAAAGACGGTCATACGGCCGTGACCGACACGGGCGTCAGCGACACGACCCTGGCCCCCGGTGTGCCGCTATTTAACTTCTCGACATGGGGCTTCGTCACCCATGCCGGCATGTCCGTCACCCCACAGGCCGACACGTCGGGGCTAATCTACGACGTCGTGCCTGGTGGGCACCCGCTTGGCGTCGTTCCCGGCGACCGCATCCTGGGCTACGACGGTCGTCCGTGGATCGACATCTATCCGGAACTTCTCGACGTCCACGAGCTCCCGTCCACGGGTGTCTGGGACGGCACGACAGATTCGTCGAAGGAGCACGGACTGCTGGGTTCGTCCGCCGGAAACTGGCATCTGTTCGACACCATCGACATCGTCAAACACGACACCGGTGAGGTGCAGCATCTCCCGACGTCGCTGTTTACCGGCCTGACCGGCGTTTCGATGTATGCCAGCGAACAACTGTCGGTGGCCGGTGTTGCGGACCCGGTCTTCGGCAGCAACTGGGTCACGTCCGGCGTAATCACCGGCACGAATATCGGTTACATCAACGTCCGGGCCTGGCAACCGGCCACGGGTCTACTGTTCGAAGCCGCCATCGACCAACTGACGCAGCAACTGGCAACCGACGGACTGATCGTCGACTTCCGCAACAACCTGGGCGGCAACATGTTCGAGAGCAACACCGGACTGTCGATCCTGTTCGAGGCTCCGACACCGACTCTCGGTTTCGACCAGCGTTGCGGGGATCCTGACGATCATTTCGAGATGTGTGCGGCGGGAGCGCCTTCGACGTGGAGCATCCCGGGGAATCCGGCGACAAGCTACGCCAACAAGGTCGCGGTGCTGACCGGGCCGGGCTCGATCAGCGCCGGCGACCAGGTGGCGTTACGTTTCAAGTTCCTGCCCAATGCCCAGTGGTTCGGCAAGGCGACGTCGGCGACCTTCAACGGACCGAACCAGATCGGCTTTGCCTCGCCGATGAATGTTGACTGGTTTGCTCGTTATTGCGGGACCGATGGCTTCCTGCTCTCGGATGTCGGCGAGTACCTGACCCATGACGAGCAAGCGGTGGATTGTAATGTCTGGTTGGAAGAGGACGATGTGGCCGTCGGTGTCGACACCGTCCTGCAAGCCGCGCTGGGCTGGATCGATGGCACGCACGGCGATCTGGATCTGGACACGGTCGGCGACCCATGTGACAACTGCCCGAATCTGGCCAATGCGTCCCAGGCCGACAGCGACTTCGACGGTGCGGGCGATGACTGCGATTGTGCGCCGTCGGATCCGCATGTTTATCCCGGTGCGATCGAGCGGAACGACGGCGTCGACAACCAGTGTGCGGGCGATGCCGGCTTCGGACTTGTGGATGAGAGCGGTGCCAACTCGGGGTTCTACAACGGCGGCGACGCCGATGAGTATCTGTGGTTCGGCGTGCCGGGCACGGCGGACTATCAGGTGGCTCGGTCCAGCTCGCCGGAGTTCGATGCGGGCTGTGTCCTGACACCGACGACTGAGACGATCCTGGTCGATGCGGCGATACCGGTCAGCGGAGCGGTCTTCTTCTATCTGAATCGACCGCTGTTGCCGACACCGGGTTCGTGGGGCAAGACGTCGGCTGGAGCGCCGCGGGCTGTTTGTGGGACATAAATCTGTCCCCTTACTTCAATGCGAACTCGATCACGATGGTGAAGTAGGTCTCCACCGGAACGCCCGCCTTCGTCGCAGGCTCATAGCGCCACTGCTCGACGGCGTCGATGGCGGCGGTCTTCATGTCCTCCCGGTCGGGTTCGGAACGCAGGACCTCAATTTCGCTGAGGAATCCATCCACACCGATCAACGCCTGCAGGATCACACGCCCGTCGATCTTATCGACACGCATTGCCTCCGGATAGTCCGGCTCGACCTTTTCGATGAGTTGGGCGTGCTGGATGCCATCTGAAGATGGCGCCGAACGAGGATGTGCGATCATCGACCTCGGACCGGTCACCTCGAACCTCAACCCGCCGAGAGACTCGACGGCCCTCAGCACATCCTTGAGCGGTGTAACTACGGCCGATTGCAGCGCGATGTTTTGCTCGCTGATCGGTCCCTTGATCAGGATTTCAATTCCGCTCTGACGTTGGAGATTCTGCAATACCTTCGGCAGCGGTAGGCTCTCAACGACGAACGGGAACGGTTCCTCAGACCTTTCCAGGCCTTCGAAGCCATCCGCTGCCTGGGTCTCGGCGGCCACCGCCTGGAATGGATGGGGTCCGAACGGTAGGAACGAGCCGGTGAGGACCAGTAAGAATGCAGCGATCAGCGCCAGACGATGTCGACTCTTGGTGGAGTACCTCCCGGCCATGCGTAGTCGATCGAGACGAAGTTTCAACGAAGTCGAACCGAAGCCATGGATCGATGCCGGTGCGGCAACCGGGAACAGACCAAGCTCCAGGGTTCGAGCGATGGAGCGTGCGTAGTCTTGCCACCGGATTCCGGACTGCAGGACGGCGTCGTCGCACGCCATCTCCGTCGTCTCGAAGATCTTGCGGGTGAGCCAACGAACGGGTGGGTAGAAGAAGAACAGGATCGCTGCCAACCTCGGCAACAATGAGCGGGCAGGATCCCGGCGACGTCGGTGTTGGTTCTCGTGGATCAGGATCGCGCCCAATTCATCGTCTGCCAACTCCATGACCAGTGGAACGGAGACGTAGATCCGTGGGTTCAGTAAGCCACGAACGGAAGGAACCGTCGCACCCTCGATCAATTGGACGGCGGATCTTGGAATCCCGCCGATCCGGAGTGCGGCCTCTAGACGACCCTCGACGTCGTCACTGACAACCGCCGCAGTAACCCGATCCGTCCATGTCCGGCGAAGGAACCTTCCGCTCAACCACAACACACCGACGAACCACGCCGTCGTGAACACCAACGACACGAAGGTCGGCAGTGTCGCCGAACTATCGAGGGGTGCCTGCAGGATCTCCGGATACAACCAGACCGTGACGACTGTGGGGGCGGCTGTGGCTGCGGGGCTCCCTGCGTTGAGGAGCAGGTTCCACAACATGCTGCCAAGTGGCGCCAACAACTGCAGCGGCAGGAGGAACTTCAACAACGCGATCCACCACAGTGCCGCGGGGATCCGTGCCGGCGCGTGCTTCATCATCGCGGCGAGCAATGCCAGCGGTATCAAGACGAGGGTCGACTGCCAGAGATGAATCGCCACGGCGTAACCAATCATGAGCGTCTCCCCCTCTTACTCGGCACCAGTTGCTGTTCGATCTCCTTCAGGTCATCGACAGACAATGCGTCCATGTCAGCTAGATGGGAAACAAGAGATCCCGCGGCACCGTCGAACATCGAGTCCAGAAATCGTTGGATCTCCTTGCGGATCATCGCCGTCGGCTTGACTCCCGACGCGTAGATCCAGGCCTTGCCGTCCTTGCGTACCCGACGCACCGCCCCCTTGTCTTCCAGCCGCTCGAAGATCTTGCGGATGGTCGAGTAACTAGGTGGGGCGTCCATCTGGTCGTGGATATCGCGGACCGAGGCCTCGCCGTGACTCCACAGCATCCGCAGGCATTGCAGTTCAAAACGGGAGAGATCCGGAAGTTTGCGGGTCATGCATCCCCTCGACGATGATGTGCGACAGATGTCGCAGACCATAATGCGACAAATGTCGCACATTGTCAAGAGGAGAGAAAAGGGGACAGATTTATTTAATTGGCCGCCAATTAAATAAATCTGTCCCCTTTTTTCTTATCGCCAGCCCTTCACCAACGAGATCACCGCCGATTGCGGCGCTTCGCCCTCGACCGGTCCCATGATCAAGAACTTCGAGCCGTCGGGTTGGACACCGTAGCCCGAGGATCCATCGGGGAGGATCGAACCTTCCATCTTGAACATTTCGACGGGTGTGTCGTGACGGAACGCTTCCGCGCTCTCGACGGCGACCGACATCATCTGCCCGTCGTTCGAGACGTAGAACAACTCGCTGCCGTCCTCCCGCCATATCGGTCGCATACCGCCGTTTGTCGACACCTGCCACTCGCCGCCCGGGCCGGGAAACGCGCGAACGTAGACCTCCAACGTGCCCGAAACGTCCGACTCGTAAGCCACCCAACGACCGCTGGGCGAAAACGTCCCAGCCTGCTCAGTGTCTTCGGTTTCCAGGAAGACCTCGAACTCGAGAGTCTCCATTGAAAAGGTCAACAGATCGTTTCCGGTTCCCGGACGGGTGGCGGTCGCGATGACGGTCTTCCCGTCCGGCGAC is part of the Acidobacteriota bacterium genome and encodes:
- a CDS encoding M56 family metallopeptidase, whose protein sequence is MIGYAVAIHLWQSTLVLIPLALLAAMMKHAPARIPAALWWIALLKFLLPLQLLAPLGSMLWNLLLNAGSPAATAAPTVVTVWLYPEILQAPLDSSATLPTFVSLVFTTAWFVGVLWLSGRFLRRTWTDRVTAAVVSDDVEGRLEAALRIGGIPRSAVQLIEGATVPSVRGLLNPRIYVSVPLVMELADDELGAILIHENQHRRRRDPARSLLPRLAAILFFFYPPVRWLTRKIFETTEMACDDAVLQSGIRWQDYARSIARTLELGLFPVAAPASIHGFGSTSLKLRLDRLRMAGRYSTKSRHRLALIAAFLLVLTGSFLPFGPHPFQAVAAETQAADGFEGLERSEEPFPFVVESLPLPKVLQNLQRQSGIEILIKGPISEQNIALQSAVVTPLKDVLRAVESLGGLRFEVTGPRSMIAHPRSAPSSDGIQHAQLIEKVEPDYPEAMRVDKIDGRVILQALIGVDGFLSEIEVLRSEPDREDMKTAAIDAVEQWRYEPATKAGVPVETYFTIVIEFALK
- a CDS encoding protein kinase codes for the protein MNPLNPGSSLLHYRLVDKIGEGGMGQVWKATDPDLGRDVAIKLLPEAFAADAERLARFEREARLLATLDHPNIASIYGLHDAEGARFLAMELVVGEDLSQRLARGPLPMDDALETAAQICQALEAANDAGVVHRDLKPANVMLTADGKVKVLDFGLAKALIGDPASGSSASMSMSPTMTSAGTQAGMILGTAAYMSPEQARGKPVDRRADIWALGCVTYEMLCGKAPFSGETITDTLAAVVRAEPDWDALPADTPNVIRKALRRALQKDPAKRLRDAGDLRLEIEEALAGESDDTAEPTAAPRSPVHGILWAIGGALIMMAAMFAFRGDSNSAAVDNTTATRFEVIAAPGQTQIDNWSLRISPDGNRVAWVVIDGARRSIHLRGLDSLEIQELPDTEAAKYPTFSPDSRSLAFFAGGKLRRLDIGSRRAIDLCDALDGAGITWVDDDTIYFNDAWIGALKKISADGGTSEVATTLDREYGEIGHWFPQALPGGKQILISRWRTSLNDMTVAVVDLDSGEIRDLIQRASHARFVPPASLLFTQAGAIQVVDFDPKSLQVSGDPRLLVDGVKQQWDNGYSPWSVSTNGTLVYQDGSLWSTKRSIVSVDHDGNVTPLDVEPAAYVHAAITPDGRRLAATRFDNGRANVVVFDLERGVNTPMPMDGVNAYPVWNPSGEELVFDTSLKGPWDIYRYSVEGGGKPTLLVEGIPDQTPLAWTPDGRSVVWKGRDDTIYVTDVVAGGEPDVLKDIGADDLSISPDGEWCVYRDGIAGRTEVMLRRFPDGQRVYRVSKDGGGYPLWGRDGREVLFRRGDAVISASFRAENGEPVIGRPKVLFRSDELLPMARNSWSYDRVHDRMIMIQRGDREVNLKAFVVLQNWQAARQIEISQ
- a CDS encoding BlaI/MecI/CopY family transcriptional regulator, with the protein product MTRKLPDLSRFELQCLRMLWSHGEASVRDIHDQMDAPPSYSTIRKIFERLEDKGAVRRVRKDGKAWIYASGVKPTAMIRKEIQRFLDSMFDGAAGSLVSHLADMDALSVDDLKEIEQQLVPSKRGRRS
- a CDS encoding S41 family peptidase — encoded protein: MNRSPLRRAVLFVLVVTLMPASLHADDIDRLAGLVTRKPAPHVSPESIQRGATDWAALIDSTWGTSPLTRNDRAIGFDHVWDTMDEDYACWQDLPLDWDAVKTQYTSEAASPVISRGRFAAIMSRMGRLLKDGHTAVTDTGVSDTTLAPGVPLFNFSTWGFVTHAGMSVTPQADTSGLIYDVVPGGHPLGVVPGDRILGYDGRPWIDIYPELLDVHELPSTGVWDGTTDSSKEHGLLGSSAGNWHLFDTIDIVKHDTGEVQHLPTSLFTGLTGVSMYASEQLSVAGVADPVFGSNWVTSGVITGTNIGYINVRAWQPATGLLFEAAIDQLTQQLATDGLIVDFRNNLGGNMFESNTGLSILFEAPTPTLGFDQRCGDPDDHFEMCAAGAPSTWSIPGNPATSYANKVAVLTGPGSISAGDQVALRFKFLPNAQWFGKATSATFNGPNQIGFASPMNVDWFARYCGTDGFLLSDVGEYLTHDEQAVDCNVWLEEDDVAVGVDTVLQAALGWIDGTHGDLDLDTVGDPCDNCPNLANASQADSDFDGAGDDCDCAPSDPHVYPGAIERNDGVDNQCAGDAGFGLVDESGANSGFYNGGDADEYLWFGVPGTADYQVARSSSPEFDAGCVLTPTTETILVDAAIPVSGAVFFYLNRPLLPTPGSWGKTSAGAPRAVCGT
- a CDS encoding SprT-like domain-containing protein; protein product: MNLSNLTTWLDEWSQTWSLPTLPQRAHFETSSRLRTTLGRCHPVSGTIRLHPALLDEPEALLREVACHEAAHVAAYLRHGRRIRPHGREWAALMTEAGFEPRARLDPARLSEKCRQATGPRGRYQHRCPVCDVGRTARRAMRRWRCRTCVRAGRDGVLEIEEKGTDLFFPGEK
- a CDS encoding energy transducer TonB — translated: MCRDQRSRGPGWLVVALLMGVGVVSAETIPAFQDKRSDQAVFLLFDELGVTRNDCSSTVGIRFPDSILYCGKLPKRENDENHAALKTSMDKAMTPFATHANPWVEKKKSLKRTYLVDTMPVTALLKFKNRQIVVAYPLQIDTCEGQGYPTELIDRYMETWDQPNEERKVVVREKTDIPYAGPGHIEDAVLIEESKVHPEYPLEARKNRRQGLVLLGAVIDDEGNVADICLYKVSPMGYEFGKSAIQAAARWRYEPATRDGEPVDVYFSIKVDYTIH
- the lysM gene encoding peptidoglycan-binding protein LysM; this translates as MGLFDFVKDAGEKMFGGDDKDDAKEKLDQVLADKKLGISLTEMVTKMDLGIENARVKAREGVATLSGVASSQAARERAVLFLGNTQGIAQVDDQTTVEKPEPEATMYTVQSGDSLSKIAKAHYGNAMKYTDIFEANKPMLKDPNKIYPGQVLRIPPKD